The nucleotide sequence CCTTCTCAGTCTTATAGGTCATGGTAAttctaagtgctatatcattGGCAGCTGGACTTGCTTTAGTTTCTTGAGGATGTTTTACCTCTCATCCAAGATACTTCTTCAGTTCTACAACTGATGAGGCCTCATCTCTtagacaaaatcaaaacaaagtaTAAACTTTTCTTTGTCCTAAGCTAAGGCTATCCTAAAACAAGAGTAAAAGCCTGGTCATACCAAGCTGATGGTCAGCCATCGAGAAAATGTCAGGCCTTCGGTAAGTGTCTGTCgtcctagtttttgtggtgtgtcgtGCACCATTGGCACCAGTCGGCCCTCGTCAAGAGTTTTCTtttggccaattcagcatgGTGAACTGGCGTCAGACCCTATAGAGCCCATCGGCTAGAGAAATcattctgattggcagttcaaccCACTGTACAAGGAGAGAAACAATAGTGTTTACAGCACACAAATAAGTAAGGTCATGAGACCAACTAAACTTAACATATCAGATAAGATcttttttttagccactgagctttTACGCAGAAACGGtcaattgtttgtgttattgtttgctagtGCACATGAAATAttctttgttctttcagcatcaggttgtgctgttaatgtgctaactggctaaggaGCATCttggtttttccttttttttaatgatgaatacagactattGCCACCTACTGGTATGGAGAGATATTTCTTCTTtcacaggcgcagaacataatatgtgctagttggctgttgcAAATTAGCTTTTCCTAGAATAGTGAGGCATGACTTGCTCTACTCTCCTTATGACTGGCTAGTAATTGTTACCTTTGTAagttgggttggttaggtttagatgAGAGAAGTGAGTTTGTTTAGGATCAGGATGAGAATGTGAGAGTGAGCCAATCAGAGGTGGAGTAAGGCAGAGTATGGTGGCTCATGCCTTCGCTTGGAAGCGCAAATTGGCTTGGTTGTAGAGTCTGCAGTGTGTTCAAGCGCAacttttggccaagacacaggcaacatgaggcGACGCAACAGTTTGTTGTGTCCTGGCCTTCAAAGTCCACAGTCACACTATACTACTACTAGCTGCTCTTTCAGGCTGTCCTcaggcacagcagtgctttgagctaaattcCAATGTGCACAGCTTTTAATGATAACCATCTTGGttcagtgtgttagcatgcatTTGTTAATGAAGCACAGCTAAGGCAGTCATTAATGAAAGTACTGGAAAAGTAAAACTTTGACCACAGTGTTTGTCATAACATTAAGCTGTGGTTCACCAAATCAGACTCTGCATGTCTCAGTCACTGAATAATGCAGATGTATCAACAGTTATACGCAAGTCTGGCTAATCCAGTGtgtcagggcatcagtgagtgCATGACCAGAGGTTCCTGTTTGCGCAGACTTAAGAAGTGTTAATGGAATACACAGTGAAGAAGGTAACTGATTATAACCATGTTTAGTCTCCAAGAAGATGGGTGGAAATACGTATCTCGTCACTGTTAATATGACCAATGTTTATTGGAGATTTGAGTCAACTGTATAACCTCCAAATTCAAAGGGCACTTCACAGTTTATCAATACAAGCTTTGATATCCAATTAAGTAACCCCTTAGTCACTGTGGCAAAGTGCTTTGGAACTGGACATAAACATGAAGGTCCTGTCATGAGTCTTGGGTCTGCATAAACTGCCTGAGATGTGAGATTTCACCAAAGGACAACATACGTCAAGCACCAGGTCTGTGTTTATGGGGGGGAGAATGAAGGCTGAGACAGAAAAGCACCAGAGAAGAGTTTGAGAACATaatgaaaagagagaaacaacAGGGCCATAAATGATTACACTTTTATCTTAACCCATTCATATTCAGCCCAGCTGATTCTTGTCACATTCTTGTTTATGTTCTTACCTTTCTGTATACTCTAATGTAAGACAAACAGTGTTAGATGACAAGATCAATACCATCGTCATTATACCTCTCCGCCAAAAAGCAAATAAGCTTTATCCCCAAAATGTAAAACTACATCCAAagagaaaagatgaaaagaagaaataaagaaaagatgGACATGCAGTTTATTCAGACATAACTTCACTGTGAGTACCAAAAGCTATGACGAGAAAACCATTGCTCACCACTCAcagggcatgtgtgtgtgtgtatgtgtgtgtggacaacGCCCCAAGAGACTCTCGTAAAATATATGACCATCAGCGGGAGCCACAGTCCGAATGACCATCATCTCTATGAGTGTGTGTCACCGTAATGCACTGTACGCCCTGACCACTGACTGGCCGTTGGCAGTATCTTgtactcacaaacacacacagtgtggaGGATGAGCAGATGTTTGACTTTTTAACGCATGCACACGAACACAAACATCAATCAGAATGTGACAATCGACTTGTTTTTTCTCCAACTTTTGTGCTTCAACATCAAACACACCCACTCTCTTCACGATTCCCCTCTTTCTCCTGTCATATTTCAGTCCAGTTAATATAAGAACATAGATCTGTCTCACCTGCTCTCATAGGGAAATTCAGATGAATTTCAGACTTACTAAAAATTTGGAAGGTCTGAAGAATGATGTCAGCATCACTTGatctaaaacacacatacacacacacagtggtatAATGAGAAAAAGGTGCAAGCAACACAATGCCTTTCAGTGCTGCCAGACCACTGGGCTGCCTCCCATACTgctccccctcccccaccctCACCCCCCTTTTTAGTTCCACATCTGTTTCCCAAACTTGGGGAAGGGGCCTTGGAGAGAACAATATCTGGGTCAGAGTaaactctctctttctgtgtgcatgtgtgcgcacAGGGCTGAATGTGTGTTGAACATACATACCGCAATCATCAGCTGCATGAAGGCTGTCACACACCCTTTGAACCTAAAGACAGCACAGAGTCCCAAATGGGTGTGTGTGGTTCAGAGAGTGTATACAGTTGAATTTAtagtaataattataaaaaaaaaaaaaaaaggtttgagcTAATGCCAAGATGTTAAAAAGGGAAGTTCAGAAAATTAAGAAagagagggttttttttcccacggATATACTGCATTTGTGACATAGTATTGTGCACTgtattcttcctcttcttcctcttttttattcttttgaaaaaaattaacactgtCACACTTACACTTAAACAAAGCAGAATTTCTATTTTTTACTGGATGACTGAATTTTTCATCATTCCACATAATTGTTTTAACAGTAAATGCAAAATATAgtctcttttttgtgtgtgaagagaacttaattaattaaataatgcaATAAAGCTTTACTCCATCTGTAATGCAGAAGTTCTCAACAAAGTCCTTTTTTTTCCTAGTAGTCTAACCTACTGGAAACTGACTACATAACAGTATTTGCTGCCACCTCTTGGACAAAGCAGCTAACACAGTGGTAGACTGAGCCAATACACAAAGTTTGAATGAAACATCCAGCTGCTGGACTGAGCAAATTTACTTTAGTAGTTTAGTACTTTAGTAACAAGGTGAGTAAGAAACAACCCAGTATCTCAGAAAAGCACAAAGTTTAttaacaaaaaatgtgttaaatatgtTTGTGGTGCCATAAAGAAAGACATTTAAATGGATTGTGCCGTGTCATATTTAATATAGACGTTAATACATCTTTGTATCTGCAGAGGTATTTCtcattttctcatttaattcatttttttgtaacttttttttaattggatgTGCATATACCTACAatactttaaattaaattaaaacaagcacaaaaaacaaaacatgttttaaccaGAAGTATCTTCACCTGTGACATTGCTTATTAGCAGGGCAATCCTCCTTAGCTGAGCAACATAGTATCAGTGCAACAGAAACATGAGAAGAGTGAAACTTCtacttttaaaagaaaatgaataaataataacagtGCTTGCATACAGCATTATCTGTGCAACTTACCAATACACAGTGGAACTGCCATTAGAATTTCATTTTAATCTACAATCAAATGAATGTTAAACTGTGATTAAATTGTATTTACAAGTTTACTTGTAcagtgttttaacattttaaacatttttctttttcctctttcccaatttttctgtcttatttttctgtcactgtctctCAGCCTTCTTTCTTGGGATATTTTTCTTTGGCCAGTCTGACAAAGTCCTCAGCACTGTCCAGTGACACCAGCCGGTCCTTCAGAGAAAGATAAAGAGCATGATAAGAGTGAGACAGGTGATACTGTAGTGTTGTCAGAtgcagatggagggagagaaacatGAGAACAAAACACAGGGGGGATAAAGAGGAGGTCAggaagagatagagagaaataaaagaggAGTTGAAAGAAGGAAGAACGACatggaaagaggaagaaagaagggTGATGTGGAGATGAGGACATATGCATAACAAGCATAACATGCAGGGAATATGTTGTAACTTCAGCTgagaaaaatgaaatgtcagGACAACGCCTAATTCTAATGTCAGTTTGACGTAAATTACTGACAACCAGTGACGCTGATGTTTTGCTGGTTTCAAGTTGTGTTGTAAGTAACGAAAATCCAACGTCTTCCAAACGTCTCATGCCAGCATCTTGACATTCAATAACAACATTTAGTCATAAGGTACGGAGAACAAAAGCCAACATCTGCAAAACGGCATAATgctaacagtgtgtgtgtgtgtgtgtgtgtgtatgtaccaTGACACAAAGGTATTTGGTCTGCTCAGTTTCTGGAGGAAACAGAGAGGTGTGGTCCAGCAGCTCTTTCAACAGGTCAGTGGCTTTGTTAAGATGCTCCTCATCTCGACTCAACCAGCtctgtctgttcacacacaGCAAGGCGTCCACCTCACACTGATAACCTGCAGAGAGATGTAGGGGGAATCACACACTTACAACAGACTGCTGACTGGATTTGACAGTAGCAAATATGATGTGTCTCACCTAGCTGCAGCAGGATTTTCCTCCATCGAGATCTGACTTCTCGTCTGGCGTAGCGTAAAGTGTGTATGTCGTAATTCAGCTTCTCCCATTCCTAtagatcaaacacacacacagaggtataCCACACAGTAAGTCTCCTTAATTAATGTGGAAAGTTCGTGGATAAAGTGATGATTTTCAACcactgtgaaactgcacatacgTAATCTACCTGCTGCTGCAAGGCCCTACAgtccacccacacaggtgttttcacttctGTTTTCTCATTAAACCTCAGTATGGACAGTACAGCCTGAGCTTTGTTGACATCACTCTGATCCTCATTAGTTTGGTTTCACCTTTAAGGGGTAGTAAAGTTGCACCTTTATCATTGTCAGTAGTTAATATAGTTGAGCAAAGGGCTAATCAGCCAGAATGAGTGACATGAGTGTCAGTGTGCAGGATCTTAATAAAGCGTgtcaacatgtcaacatgtcTTAAAAAGGGCCTGCTTTTCTcaaagaagacattttgacatgtcacagcaggaagATCACAGGTGTAcgtaataaaattaatgatggctgcATGCCACTTAGCTGCTTGGTCCTGGATTCATGCATGTTGGCTCACTGCCACACTGTCATGGCCTACTGGGACACACTAATACAATTTGATtctaaaattatgttttaaaatgaaaacaatctcTATACAGACAAGCATTTAAGTGCCgtttcagaaataatctctgTCTGCACCAACGCGCCTGAAGGTGTGACAgtataaacaggaagtagattgTCTACACTTGAGCTGgttgcttagttgcagaaaataTGACGGAGGAAGAACAGCAATGGCAAAAAACCCCCCTGAGATTTCTTTACCTGGACCAAGGACTAGGTGGAGCTGTTGCTGAAAGTAAAACGAGTACAAGGCTGTCAAGGCAGCAGAAGAAACAGATTGGAAGTCATTGCAAAGAAAATTTGGTAAGACTGATAAGACCTACTCAGAGAGTGTACATGGGTGTCTGCATCATTGTCTTTACAAGTCTCTGTTTCTGCCCGTCCAGACTAAAACACACTTCCAGAGTTTTCAAACGAAAATGGGTTTAGCAGCATTTTCAAAAGCCTCTGTTTTAGAGGTTCATATACGCTGGAGTAGTGTGGACTCTAGGCATAAATGTAGCAGCAGTTatccattttaaaataaaaacatatcatGGTGGATGTAGCCTTAGATAGAACAGAGTCATTGTTAACATTAATAACATTTGTGCATTTCTTTTTATAACAAGTCaagatgtctgctgtgaaaatgcTACGCAAATGTAAGCCAAACAACCTATCTAGCagtgtttgaaactgttttcTTCACTAAACAAGAAAAATACTCACAACTAATTTTAAATTACACAAAGCAGAGAGTTTACAGACCAACATGTGCTACTTTATTTACTGGTCTAGTTTTTCTTTAGTGtggaatttccctttaatgtaaAAGACTCATTCCCAGTTCTTTTGTCCTAATATTAAAACAGCCTCACGACATGATTGAAATGGTTCAGTGAATATTCTCTTTGAAAGGCCAGCCAGGCTGTTGGCCTACATCTCCATTAAGGAATTTCATTTATTAACACAATGTGCCCACTGTATCCCGCAGCCTGCTGTTCTCAATACGAAGACTGGTCGTCACATGTTCACCAAACTCTAACTCTCTGCTCAGAGACTGTGGCAACTCAGCTCCTCTGTGGAGATTCACTGAGATCCTGATTCTAGGAAAGAAGCCCCTGAGTGATGACCCCAATCTGTTCCAGAGAAATGGAGTAAAAAAGGTATTGTACGTACAGCAGGGATCGTCCTTTAAAGATACCATTAtacaaccccccccccacacacgcacacaaaaaaatTACTGTATGTCTAATACATTTGAACTCACTCATACACAACCTACAGTAAGTtactgtgtgtgtcactgattGAGTAAGTGAATAAAGCAGCATGTCTGCACTGTATAGTAAACTGTCTTCTGGCTCACCTACTCTCATGACTCTGGCAACACCAAGTTAATTTCTTCTAATGTGATATTTTaaatttgaagttattttggAATTGAGGTCAAGTTCATTCACTGATGTGGTTCGACATGAAAGTGAGTCAAAGGCTTCTTTGAGAGCCACCTGTGTTCGTCCTCTTCCCTTATTGAATAATGACGTTAGAGAGCTGTAGTGGAACAGATAAGGAAAATAGAGTGAATTACTGAATTAGTACATCCTGTGCTGGTACATGTGAGGAATTGCTAAAAGCATCACGCCATGGGAAAATAAAGTGCATCTCTGCTTTGGTCATTTGCCACATAGCAACTGATATCCATGTGAAACTGATCAACTAAAGCTTTGCACATAAATAATGTCAAATAGATTTAATGATTCACTGTAACCTAGTTAATAGATGATCACAGAAGAATTCTTTTAAACTCCACTTAAGGATCACAGCTATTTACATACTGCAGACAACTACAAGAGCTTTCACAGTTGTTTTCATTCCTGTAGAAAAGCATGTTGTAATTCATATTGGGTCATTTTAAACCAATTCAATCAAACAGTGAAACTGATATAAAAATGGTTTTCAAGTTTAAAATCATGACtatttttctggcattttcAGCACCcaattattatattatgtacATTTATAGTTTTGCACAGTATATGTAAAGATCAAGTTTATTATagttaactaaaactaaactaaaaacgAAAACTAGGTGTGAAGAAACacactgaaactgaaataaaaatgaaaaactatacttaagaaaaagttaaaatCAACTAAAATTATATTACGTACTTAGATAAGTtcactaaaataaaaatgtaccgGAAATATTTTAAGTTTTAGTCTTTGTCAATTTGTTCAAATCAGTCATTGTTGCATATGGTTTTTGATACTTGGAAGTCTACATGACTGCCTTCAataagtgttttgtttgtcgaGTAATACCTATTCTGAACTTCTTAAATCTTACTCCTGACGAATACCCCCATATTACAAattaagaaaactaaaactaataCTGATACTactaatgaaaaatacaaaactataataGCTCTGGTACAGATATACATAATTCATGTATGCACATTATATTAAAAAGTTCATTTAAAGCTCCACCCTTGCATTAACATACATTGTTTATGCATTTTTCTGCAACATCCAATTTCTAGACACCATATCACCCTTCAAGGGCTGTGGAGCTTTCAGTgaacattaaaaagaaatcataGTTTTAGCTTAACTTAAtcacatttttgcttaaaatttACAATAAATGTCACACACttaatagcaaaaaaaaaaaaaaaaaacagtggcaaACTTTAGTGTGGTACCAGGtagaaaaagttttattttcagatttgtcagtgttaaaaacactgaaagcctgatttttgttattttaggtgaaACGATATGGACAAATATGTTGCTGCTTTTGtctttgtatatgtgtgttaatTTCCTCATACATGATCTCTTGTGCAACAGCAACACACTTCCTCTCACCTCTGTAGCCTTGTCAGTCTGGTCTCTCATGCTGATAAAAGCCTGTAACTCTCTGTCCGATCCTCTCCTGATGGGAGACTCACAGGGTCTGCCTGTGTTGGCCCACAGATCCACTGTGCTCCTCTGGCTTGGCTGGTTGTTCCGTGGCCTCCTTCTCGAAGGCTGTGGCCCAAAAAGGCTCTCCTCTTCTATGTCACTGTCACTGGACTCACTGGATAACTGCACTGGTTGTTTGGAAGCTGTAGTGGTGCGCATACTggagggaaagaagaagaataagagGAAATAAGAGGTTGAAAAGCAGGATTAGAGGCAGTCATCTTGTCTCTCAGGTGTTTGTCTCACCGTAAAATAGCATTCTTCTCTTCCCTGTTGTGTTTCAGAtactgacagcagcagatggTAACCTTGGCACCCATTGGCCTTTTCCAAAAGTTTGTAACAATCAAAATATATCCCCTCTTGATAAAACCCCAAAACAATGATGGCTCCTCAGGAAGATCCAACTTGAAATGTCCTCATTTGCAAATGTCAAAGACAACAAAGGCCCTTTAGACTTGATGTGAGTGAAGGGGCTGAAGTTTGGCAACACAAAGGCCATTATCTGTCCTCAGTTATATGCCACATGACTTGATGAAAATGCACCTTAATGAGGATGAACAGTATTGCATATATGGATAATAAGCTGGAGGTGCTTTGAGGTTTATCTTTCATTACTTTTTACGAGATttccataaaaatgtaaatttcgAACATCAAAGACATCCCTCTCAGTGCAGTGTTTACTGCAGTTATAAATTAGGACAAATGCTAGTAAAGCAGGGTTCTTGCCCAATGTATCTGCCCAAAAAATCAGTCACagtatacacacagacacacagacatatgcTGGCATTGCACTGAAATGAAACACATCTGTGTAAACCAATgaccatgaaaatgtgtgttcaTCAGAGCAATATAAAACTCAATATCATGTGCTGTTATAGATTTTTACTATTAACATTCCTCTTTGCACTGCACTCAACtacctgttctcattctgagGTCCTGAAATACAGATGCTTTGTCACAGCCCTTGGCGTATCATAGTGacgcacagggcaccctttaaTGTATCCATGTAACGCACACCTGAACACTTATGTTATGAAACGATCACAGTTAGGTTTAGTAAACATAATTACTTGGTTAACTCAgaaaaaaggtcatgtttttggGTTGAAATAACTAAGTATGATAAATATGTCACACAAGTGAACACCATGTTTCCTTGATACAGTGTGTAAATGGGCTTTGAGGTATGTTTTCTCTTGTTTGGTGGGAGTGTCAGAGGTGTTAGCCTATCAGCAGTGACATGCATATAAACCAAATTATGGTTGATCTTTACTTTTGCTATGTTTTATTAGGGTAGAACGCAGCCATAATCTCATGGCTGAATGTCTGGTCTTGTTTGACCCACCATGTCACCCTATGCGGACCTTCTCGCTCTTTACCCTACGTCAGATGCTCCCAGAGTCAAGTATGGCCacggatgggtttacactggagttagctgaaaaCCTGGTTCATCTAGTAAacacgctaaagggtgcctttgacGTCAATATCAAATGCAAAAGGGTGTGAAAAAAGTGACTGTATTTGacgccctgggaatgagaagaTGCTGAGATTGCAGATTGTACTACCGTTGCCCTTTGTTATCCACTTCACCCAGTGCTCTCGAAAAGGACTGGACTGTAGGACTGATGTTTTGTCTGAAATTAAGTTTCAAGTGGCATTAGATGCTTAGTTGCATTACTGTTGCCAACCATAGGTTGCCAACCTGAACTTCTTTGACTCGAGGTACAGGGTCAAGTGTTATACTATATTCCTCAGATTGCTCAATTCAGATCGCTTTTCCACAATGGAGGGGTCTCCTTTGACATTTTCTTATTGGATATTAATTTTTAAGGCCTATTTAGAGAAGAAAGCCTTTTTAAATTTTGCTCGAAAGCATGATTTTTGTGTAGAAGAGCGGGTTCCTGTTGAGAACTTTAGATATATTCCCTCAGACGTCTGCTCTCCTCTTTCTGTGTGAGATTTATATTTCCACAGTGTATCCTCCCATGTGACTGCTAGACCACccgttattcactcactcacacacacacacacacacacacacacacacacacacacacacacacatgaacataaGAACTGGGCAGGGATTCAGAGACACAGATTGAAGGTGATTATAATTCACAGTGAAGTCTGGCTGGTTTAGCTATCACCAGCTCATCCATCTATTTGTGCGTGCGCATGTGTGGTTGAGCACTCATCAAGGTAGCAGGGGAGAAACGCAGCGTGGACGTATAAATCACAAAGATAGGGGAAGTGGGGAAGAGGGGAGGAAGAAATCGAGCCTACCCATCAAGGAAGAGGCGAGTGAAGAATGGATGGAAGGAACAAAGAGAGGGCTACTGGAAGACAATAAACAGAGGAGGGGAAAATAATGTACCTGAAATCAGAGTGTGTGgttcacaaaacaaaatggactAGTTTAAGTAAACAGCAATAACTTACACTCAGGTCTtccacacaagaaaaaaaacaagatgccaCGATAAAACGACGTGAACATAACAGTGTGTACCTGCTTTTTTTCTCAGATAAGGAACCATTAACCACATTAAAGCAAGACTATGTAACTTTTAGAACAACCAATTACACAATGTGTCATTTGCATTACAAAGTAATCTAGTCGGACTACAGGGAACACATATTTGATTGGCGCAGTGTGTTACCTGATGTTCCTTTAGATGAACACATGGTAGACAGCAATAGATTTCCATAAATAAAGATCTTCAACAGTTTTAGGAGGTCTAACCTACCAAGGTGCTCTTCCAATTTACCAAGCAGAGTGGTAAAGGTGAATTCAgcccatagactgtgtaaagaGTGTTTGTGGACTCatgttttaaagccttgagttcggcattttggccttcgtcatcttgttttttgggcCAGTAGTGAACATATTTGGATGAGGGGGTGAAGCTGTGGGGGGGCAAGGGGGTGGATCCAAAGGGTTGTCAAATTTCACCACTTTGTCAGTAGacctaaatgtcaaaatatgatgtgctaggtaccctcctgctTCAGTTTTGGACACTCTGGGATTGCCtgtcaatttatgcttgttacTTGCGTTGTGcctttttaaaatatacttccatttttacaggaaatgtataaTTTCTGCTCGTTatatgcatacagtctttttcaaaataaacttacaacgtGGATAAAACACTCTGTTTTTACGTTTATATTCtcaagtttaggcaacaaaagcacaatgGTACTTCACTACCGTAGCATGATACATATACTAACACACTACTTTGTAACTGAAATTActccattgacttttggtttcccatgggaaacaaacagtgcgctccagggtgaaagtccaaaGTTTGTTTGACCCTCCCACCCAATATGGACTTTTT is from Epinephelus moara isolate mb chromosome 7, YSFRI_EMoa_1.0, whole genome shotgun sequence and encodes:
- the LOC126393126 gene encoding melanoregulin-like isoform X2, with product MRTTTASKQPVQLSSESSDSDIEEESLFGPQPSRRRPRNNQPSQRSTVDLWANTGRPCESPIRRGSDRELQAFISMRDQTDKATEEWEKLNYDIHTLRYARREVRSRWRKILLQLGYQCEVDALLCVNRQSWLSRDEEHLNKATDLLKELLDHTSLFPPETEQTKYLCVMDRLVSLDSAEDFVRLAKEKYPKKEG
- the LOC126393126 gene encoding melanoregulin-like isoform X1, whose amino-acid sequence is MGAKVTICCCQYLKHNREEKNAILRMRTTTASKQPVQLSSESSDSDIEEESLFGPQPSRRRPRNNQPSQRSTVDLWANTGRPCESPIRRGSDRELQAFISMRDQTDKATEEWEKLNYDIHTLRYARREVRSRWRKILLQLGYQCEVDALLCVNRQSWLSRDEEHLNKATDLLKELLDHTSLFPPETEQTKYLCVMDRLVSLDSAEDFVRLAKEKYPKKEG